In Piliocolobus tephrosceles isolate RC106 chromosome 4, ASM277652v3, whole genome shotgun sequence, the following are encoded in one genomic region:
- the LOC111542680 gene encoding cancer/testis antigen family 45 member A10-like, producing MALFLRKQRAGDSLIGYSTMSKENKLMAGDGIPLSQLDSWFDDFSGFSKDGLMQKPGRNAPVGGIITRNFSGDDLKVTEILLFPKSQEEINVDIKCQLVKEIRHFGRKYEILFKLLEGLQGPMEVKK from the coding sequence ATGGCCCTGTTCTTAAGGAAACAAAGAGCAGGAGACAGCCTTATTGGATACTCTACCATGTCCAAGGAAAATAAGCTTATGGCAGGAGATGGTATTCCACTAAGCCAATTGGATTCTTGGTTTGATGACTTCAGTGGTTTCAGCAAAGATGGGCTGATGCAGAAACCTGGTAGAAATGCACCTGTAGGAGGAATCATTACCAGGAATTTCTCTGGAGACGACCTAAAAGTCACAGAAATACTCCTTTTTCCAAAAAGCCAAGAAGAAATTAATGTTGATATAAAATGTCAATTAGTGAAGGAAATTCGACACTTTGGACGAAAATATGAAATACTCTTCAAATTGCTTGAAGGACTGCAAGGACCTATGGAAGTCAAGAAATGA